One window from the genome of Saimiri boliviensis isolate mSaiBol1 chromosome 2, mSaiBol1.pri, whole genome shotgun sequence encodes:
- the LOC120366326 gene encoding RNA transcription, translation and transport factor protein: protein MFRRKLTALDYHNPSGFNCKDETEFRNFIVWLEDQKIRHYKIEDRGNLRNIHSSDWPKFFEKYLRDVNCPFKIQERQEAIDWLLGLAVRLEYGDNAEKYKDLVPDNAKTADNATKNAEPLINLDVNNPDFKAGVMALANLLQIQRHDDYLVMLKAIRILVQERLTQDAVAKANQTKEGLPVALDKHILGFDTGDAVLNEAAQILRLLHIEELRELQTKINEAIVAVQAIIADPKTDHRLGKVGR, encoded by the coding sequence ATGTTCCGACGCAAGCTGACGGCTCTGGACTACCACAACCCCTCTGGCTTCAACTGCAAAGATGAAACAGAATTTAGAAACTTCATTGTTTGGCTTGAAGACCAGAAAATCAGACACTACAAGATTGAAGACAGAGGTAATTTAAGAAACATCCACAGCAGTGATTGGCCCAAGTTCTTTGAAAAGTATCTCAGAGATGTTAACTGTCCTTTCAAGATTCAAGAGCGACAAGAAGCCATTGACTGGCTTCTTGGTTTAGCTGTCAGACTTGAATACGGAGATAATGCTGAAAAATACAAGGACTTAGTACCTGATAATGCAAAAACTGCTGACAATGCAACTAAAAATGCAGAACCATTGATCAATTTGGATGTAAATAATCCTGATTTTAAGGCTGGTGTGATGGCTTTGGCTAACCTGCTTCAGATTCAACGTCATGATGATTACCTGGTAATGCTTAAGGCAATTCGAATTTTGGTTCAGGAGCGCCTGACACAGGATGCAGTTGCTAAGGCAAATCAAACAAAAGAGGGCTTGCCTGTTGCTTTAGACAAACATATTCTTGGTTTTGACACGGGGGATGCAGTTCTTAATGAAGCTGCTCAAATTCTGCGATTGCTGCATATAGAAGAGCTCAGAGAGCTACAGacaaaaatcaatgaagccaTAGTAGCTGTTCAGGCAATTATTGCTGATCCAAAGACAGACCACAGACTGGGAAAAGTTGGAAGATGA